One window from the genome of Candidatus Chlorohelix allophototropha encodes:
- a CDS encoding YybH family protein, with protein sequence MSHAEIEEIVNRETRAWDTQDAELLTSMFHPDMVWVWPPHAQAHNPIDWMIEFGRFDHDRWKASWQELFDSHRLVHNHRVIRKITLSREGDGAFAVVDIDTLWEAQDGSQMHWLGRVCKVYAKVGADWKMTMHTGVLEY encoded by the coding sequence ATGAGCCATGCCGAAATCGAGGAGATAGTCAATCGCGAGACTCGCGCATGGGATACGCAGGACGCAGAGCTTTTGACCAGCATGTTCCATCCCGATATGGTGTGGGTTTGGCCTCCTCACGCTCAGGCGCATAACCCCATCGATTGGATGATAGAGTTCGGGCGGTTCGACCACGACCGCTGGAAAGCATCATGGCAAGAGCTTTTCGACAGCCACCGCTTGGTACACAACCACCGTGTTATCAGGAAAATCACGCTCTCCCGCGAGGGGGATGGCGCATTCGCAGTGGTGGACATCGACACGCTATGGGAAGCGCAGGACGGTTCGCAAATGCATTGGCTTGGGCGCGTCTGCAAAGTTTACGCCAAAGTCGGCGCAGATTGGAAAATGACGATGCACACGGGCGTGCTGGAATATTAG
- a CDS encoding DNA-3-methyladenine glycosylase family protein: MAITIENIVTAEDDFALSAELLPTAPFDFHASLNSLKESGATDQTETLAEDLSWLERPLMLDNRPFLVRLANAGSLEQPRLSLRLRADEDADSLPTPAQLEKAAQWADRRFYLNVNLEEIRTVLSVNEYGENLCARFFPARPTGLGGAWEGLLRTVIANQIYPGLAKRLQETFLTFYGSKARFGDKEYRLFPTPEKLAEVSPDELQSMRFSRQKAGYLPGIAQMVVSEPEKFDFERLRHLPGHEAVAILDELPGVGKWTAHYVAMRGLCHPDVFIDEKGLRKTLASGYDRRADLSDEEFESLTAVFAPYRTFACYYSYMRMYNV; encoded by the coding sequence ATGGCAATTACAATTGAAAATATCGTTACCGCAGAAGATGATTTTGCTTTAAGCGCAGAGCTTTTACCAACTGCACCTTTCGACTTCCACGCTTCGTTAAACTCGTTGAAGGAGAGCGGCGCAACCGACCAGACCGAAACTCTGGCGGAAGATTTAAGCTGGCTAGAACGACCTCTGATGCTGGATAATCGCCCCTTCTTGGTACGCCTTGCCAACGCCGGCAGCCTAGAACAGCCGCGCCTGAGCCTGAGATTACGCGCCGATGAAGATGCAGATTCGCTGCCCACTCCGGCGCAGCTAGAAAAAGCCGCGCAATGGGCAGACCGCCGCTTTTATCTGAACGTGAATCTGGAAGAAATACGCACTGTCCTCAGCGTGAACGAGTACGGCGAAAACCTATGCGCCCGCTTTTTCCCGGCGCGACCTACCGGCTTGGGGGGCGCGTGGGAAGGCTTGTTGCGTACCGTGATTGCCAACCAAATTTATCCCGGTTTGGCAAAACGCTTGCAAGAAACCTTCCTCACTTTCTACGGTTCAAAGGCGCGTTTCGGCGACAAAGAGTATCGGCTGTTTCCCACGCCTGAAAAGTTGGCGGAGGTGTCGCCCGATGAGTTACAGAGCATGCGCTTCAGTCGCCAGAAAGCTGGATATTTGCCCGGCATCGCCCAAATGGTTGTATCCGAACCGGAGAAATTCGATTTCGAGCGTTTGCGCCACTTGCCCGGTCACGAAGCGGTGGCGATTCTGGACGAGTTGCCGGGCGTGGGCAAGTGGACGGCGCACTATGTAGCAATGCGCGGGTTGTGCCACCCGGACGTATTCATCGACGAGAAGGGCTTACGCAAGACGCTTGCTTCCGGCTACGACCGCCGCGCCGATTTATCCGATGAGGAGTTCGAGTCGCTTACCGCAGTATTTGCACCCTATCGCACCTTTGCTTGTTATTATTCCTATATGCGGATGTATAACGTATGA